The Bacillota bacterium genome has a segment encoding these proteins:
- a CDS encoding 4Fe-4S dicluster domain-containing protein, with protein sequence MAEVSILVDVTKCIGCKSCEVACKQWWQLPAEIGSWTGSYQSHDDLSYHRWTMVLFREKETASGGVEWLFRKEQCMHCENPACVAVCPTQALTRRPDGIVDLDPSRCTGCQYCVEFCPFGIPRYDPAANKVAKCNMCADRVDAGMEPACVQACPTDALTFGPRPSLLAAAEARVAELGQAGVAAQVYNPQEVGGTHYVYVLPQGEPADLGFPARLRYPATVGLWKSTLQPVGEGVAALSLAVTLAAAATANLLHRNRGEGGDHHE encoded by the coding sequence ATGGCCGAGGTGAGCATCCTCGTCGACGTCACCAAGTGCATCGGTTGCAAGTCCTGCGAGGTGGCCTGCAAGCAGTGGTGGCAGCTGCCCGCCGAGATCGGCTCCTGGACCGGCAGCTACCAGTCGCACGACGACCTCTCCTACCACCGCTGGACCATGGTCCTCTTCCGGGAGAAGGAGACGGCTTCGGGCGGGGTGGAGTGGCTCTTCCGCAAGGAGCAGTGCATGCACTGCGAGAACCCGGCCTGCGTGGCCGTCTGTCCGACGCAGGCGCTGACCCGGCGGCCGGACGGCATCGTCGACCTGGACCCGTCCAGGTGCACCGGCTGCCAGTACTGCGTCGAGTTCTGCCCCTTCGGCATCCCCCGGTACGACCCGGCCGCCAACAAGGTGGCCAAGTGCAACATGTGCGCCGACCGCGTCGACGCCGGCATGGAGCCGGCCTGCGTCCAGGCCTGCCCCACCGACGCCCTCACCTTCGGCCCGCGGCCGAGCCTCCTCGCGGCGGCCGAGGCGCGGGTGGCGGAGCTCGGGCAGGCCGGGGTGGCCGCGCAGGTCTACAACCCCCAGGAAGTGGGCGGCACGCATTACGTCTACGTGCTCCCCCAGGGCGAGCCGGCTGACCTCGGCTTCCCCGCCCGTCTCCGCTACCCCGCCACCGTCGGCCTCTGGAAGTCGACGCTGCAGCCGGTGGGCGAGGGGGTGGCGGCGCTCTCGCTGGCGGTGACGCTGGCGGCGGCGGCCACGGCCAACCTGCTCCACCGCAACCGCGGCGAAGGGGGTGACCACCATGAGTAA
- a CDS encoding cytochrome b/b6 domain-containing protein, protein MSNPVRDGCVEMFNLAERITHGLVALSFVVLFLSSASLMWSWARWLMPLFGGPRWVALVHTWSGYVFAAAFVVAVLGGFRSWVLRVLRWGPNDLVFVRRFLAIYFGLHSYADAPPQEKFNGGMKAWSLVAIAGALGVAVTGLLLVFKGAVGPAGFQVTLGLHVLFALLLTAGVIGHIYLAAFHPEARQSFGSMFGDGTVSLEYASTHHAAWLEELGVAPRAPGARPAPRA, encoded by the coding sequence ATGAGTAATCCGGTGCGCGACGGGTGCGTGGAGATGTTCAACCTGGCGGAGCGGATCACCCACGGCCTGGTGGCGCTCTCCTTCGTGGTCCTGTTCCTTTCCAGCGCCAGCCTGATGTGGTCCTGGGCGCGGTGGCTGATGCCGCTCTTCGGAGGTCCCCGCTGGGTGGCTCTGGTGCACACCTGGTCGGGCTACGTCTTCGCCGCGGCCTTCGTGGTGGCGGTCCTGGGCGGATTCCGCTCCTGGGTGCTGCGGGTCCTGCGCTGGGGGCCGAACGACCTGGTTTTCGTGCGCCGCTTCCTGGCCATCTACTTCGGCCTGCACAGCTACGCCGACGCGCCCCCCCAGGAGAAGTTCAACGGGGGCATGAAGGCCTGGTCGCTGGTAGCCATCGCCGGCGCCCTGGGCGTGGCCGTCACCGGCCTGCTGCTGGTCTTCAAGGGCGCGGTGGGCCCGGCGGGCTTCCAGGTGACCCTGGGCCTGCACGTGCTCTTCGCCCTGCTCCTCACCGCCGGCGTCATCGGCCACATCTACCTCGCGGCCTTCCATCCGGAGGCCAGGCAGTCGTTCGGCTCCATGTTCGGCGATGGCACGGTCTCGCTGGAGTACGCCAGCACGCACCATGCGGCCTGGCTGGAGGAGCTGGGGGTGGCACCGCGCGCCCCCGGCGCGAGGCCGGCGCCGCGGGCCTGA